The window ACATTTACGCACAACATTTTAAATCCTTAGAGTGAACTGTTTAAGCCGTTTAGATTATCAATTAAATCAACAATTTGATTAACCATTACTTTGGCATTTTGCTCGTCTGTTGGTAAGGTAATATCAGCAATTTCTTCGTATAACGGATTACGCACTTTAGCTAAATCTTCCAACACTTGGCGTGGGTTATCTGTTCCTTGTAATAAAGGACGTTTTTTATCACGTTGCGTACGTTGATATTGTTTATCTACTGAGGTTTCTAAATAAATCACAATACCACGAGCAGAAAGATAATTACGATTTTCTTTTGACATCACTGCTCCACCACCCGTGGAAAGCACAACGCCTTGTAATTGGGTTAATTCATTGATAATACGTTCTTCACGCTTACGAAAACCTTCTTCGCCTTCTAAATCAAAAATCCAGCTAATGTCTGCGCCCGCACGTTCCTCAATTACTGTATCCGAATCGACAAAATCCATATTCAATTGTTGCGCAAGCTGACGGCCAATGGTGCTTTTACCTGCGCCCATCGGTCCTACTAAAAAAATATTACGTTTTTCAGCCATTGTTATTCTTCTAACTTAAATAATG is drawn from Haemophilus parainfluenzae and contains these coding sequences:
- the aroK gene encoding shikimate kinase AroK is translated as MAEKRNIFLVGPMGAGKSTIGRQLAQQLNMDFVDSDTVIEERAGADISWIFDLEGEEGFRKREERIINELTQLQGVVLSTGGGAVMSKENRNYLSARGIVIYLETSVDKQYQRTQRDKKRPLLQGTDNPRQVLEDLAKVRNPLYEEIADITLPTDEQNAKVMVNQIVDLIDNLNGLNSSL